From Equus asinus isolate D_3611 breed Donkey chromosome 14, EquAss-T2T_v2, whole genome shotgun sequence, one genomic window encodes:
- the ATXN2L gene encoding ataxin-2-like protein isoform X7 has translation MLKPQPPQQTSQPQQPPPTQQAVARRPPGGTSPPNGGLPGPLASTSAPPGPPAAASPCLGPAAIAGSGLRRAAESILAPPPPPPQQQHQERPGAAAIGSARGQSTGKGPPQSPVFEGVYNNSRMLHFLTAVVGSTCDVKVKNGATYEGIFKTLSSKFELAVDAVHRKASEPVGGPRREDIVDTMVFKPSDVMLVHFRNVDFNYATKDKFTDSAIAMNSKVNGEHKEKVLQRWEGGDSNSDDYDLESDMSNGWDPNEMFKFNEENYGVKTTYDSSLSSYTVPLEKDNSEEFRQRELRAAQLAREIESSPQYRLRIAMENDDGRTEEEKHSAVQRQGSGRESPSLASREGKYIPLPQRVREGPRGGVRCSSSRGGRPGLSSLPPRGPHHLDNSSPGPGSETRGINGGPSRMSPKAQRPLRGAKTLSSPSSRPSAEASVPSPPAVSRMYPPRSPKSAAPAPISASCPEPPIGSAVATSSASIPVTSSVDPGVGSISPASPKISLAPTDVKELPTKEPGRTLESQELSRIAGKVPGLQSEQKRFQLEELRKFGAQFKLQPSSSPETSLDPFPPRILKEEAKGKEKEVDGLLNSEPIGSPVSKTESALDKEDKAPLPPAGGTEGAEQPPPPCPSQTGSPPVGLIKGDDKDEGPVAEQVKKSTLNPNAKEFNPTKPLLSVNKSTSTPTSPGPRTHSTPSIPVLTAGQSGLYSPQYISYIPPIHMGPAVQAPQMYPYPVSNSVPGQQGKYRGAKGSLPPQRSDQHQPASAPPMMQAAAAAGPPLVAATPYSSYIPYNPQQFPGQPAMMQPMAHYPSQPVFAPMLQGSPRMLTSGSHPQAIVSSSTPQYPSAEQPTPQALYATVHQSYPHHATQLHAHQPQPATTPTGSQPQSQHAAPSPVQHQAGQAPHLGSGQPQQNLYHPGALTGTPPSLPPGPSAQSPQSSFPQPAAVYAIHPHQQLPHGFTNMAHVTQAHVQTGITAAPPPHPGAPHPPQVMLLHPPQSHGGPPQGAVPQSGVPALSASTPSPYPYIGHPQVQSHPSQQLPFHPPGN, from the exons ATGTTGAAGCCTCAGCCGCCACAACAGACCTCCCAGCCCCAGCAGCCGCCCCCCACGCAACAGGCCGTGGCCCGCCGGCCTCCCGGAGGCACCAGCCCACCCAACGGCGGCCTCCCAGGGCCCCTGGCCTCCACCTCGGCTCCCCCAGGGCCTCCCGCGGCTGCTTCCCCCTGCCTGGGGCCTGCAGCCATTGCCGGGAGCGGGCTCCGCCGGGCAGCCGAGAGCATCTTggcgccgccgccaccgccgccgcagCAGCAGCATCAGGAGAGGCCAGGGGCAGCGGCCATCGGCAGCGCCAG GGGACAAAGCACAGGAAAGGGACCCCCACAGTCACCG GTGTTTGAGGGTGTCTACAACAATTCCAGAATGCTGCATTTCCTTACAGCTGTTGTG GGCTCCACCTGTGATGTAAAGGTGAAGAATGGTGCCACCTATGAAGGTATCTTCAAGACTTTGAGCTCAAAG TTTGAACTAGCAGTAGACGCTGTGCACCGGAAAGCATCTGAGCCAGTAGGTGGCCCTCGTCGGGAAGACATTGTGGACACCATGGTGTTTAAGCCAAGTGATGTCATGCTTGTCCACTTCCGAAATGTTGACTTCAATTATGCTACTAAAG ACAAGTTCACTGATTCAGCCATTGCCATGAACTCGAAGGTGAATGGGGAGCACAAAGAGAAGGTGCTTCAGCGCTGGGAGGGGGGTGACAGCAACAGCGATGACTACGACCTCGAGTCTGACATG TCCAATGGATGGGATCCCAATGAAATGTTCAAGTTCAATGAGGAAAACTATGGTGTAAAGACTACCTATGACAGCAGTCTCTCTTCTTATAC GGTGCCCTTAGAGAAGGACAACTCAGAAGAGTTTCGTCAGCGGGAGCTACGAGCGGCCCAGTTGGCTCGAGAGATTGAATCGAGCCCTCAGTACCGCCTGCGGATTGCCATGGAGAACGATGATGGGCGCACTGAAGAGGAGAAGCACAGTGCGGTCCAGCGGCAGGGTTCAGGACGAGAGAGCCCCAGCTTGGCATCTAG GGAGGGAAAGTATATCCCTCTACCCCAGAGAGTTCGGGAAGGTCCCCGGGGAGGCGTTCGATGCAGTAGTTCCCGGGGCGGCCGACCTGGCCTTAGCTCTTTGCCGCCTCGTGGCCCTCACCATCTTGACAATAGCAGCCCTGGCCCAGGTTCTGAGACACGTGGTATCAATGGAG gcccTTCCCGCATGTCCCCTAAGGCACAGCGGCCTCTGAGAGGTGCCAAGACTCTGTCTTCACCCAGCAGTAGGCCTTCTGCAGAAGCTTCTGTTCCATCTCCTCCTGCAG tGAGCCGAATGTACCCACCACGCTCTCCCAAGTCGGCTGCCCCTGCCCCAATCTCAGCTTCCTGTCCTGAGCCTCCCATTGGCTCAGCAGTAGCAACTTCTTCAGCTTCCATCCCTGTGACATCATCAGTTGATCCTGGAGTAGGCTCAATTTCCCCCGCTTCCCCAAAGATCTCACTGGCCCCCACAGATG TAAAAGAACTTCCAACCAAGGAACCTGGGAGAACTCTGGAGTCCCAGGAGCTGTCCCGGATAGCTGGGAAAG TCCCTGGCCTTCAGAGTGAACAGAAACGCTTTCAACTGGAGGAACTGAGAAAGTTTGGGGCCCAGTTTAAG CTTCAGCCTAGTAGCTCCCCTGAGACCAGCCTGGATCCTTTTCCTCCCCGGATCTTAAAGGAGGAGGccaaagggaaggagaaggaggttgACGGTCTACTGAATTCAGAGCCCATAGGGTCCCCAGTCTCCAAGACAGAGTCTGCATTGGATAAAGAGGACAAAGCACCCCTGCCGCCAGCAGGAGGCACTGAGGGGGCAGAGCAACCCCCGCCGCCTTGCCCAAGCCAAACTGGCAGCCCCCCAGTGGGCCTCATCAAGGGAGATGACAAGGATGAGGGCCCTGTTGCTGA aCAAGTCAAGAAGTCAACCTTGAACCCCAATGCCAAGGAGTTCAATCCCACAAAGCCTCTGCTGTCTGTG AATAAATCCACCAGTACCCCAACTTCTCCAGGGCCCCGGACTCATTCAACTCCCTCCATCCCGGTGCTGACAGCAGGCCAGAGTGGGCTCTACAGCCCCCAGTACATTTCCTACATACCTCCGATCCATATGGGACCAGCTGTTCAG GCACCTCAGATGTATCCATATCCTGTATCCAACTCAGTGCCTGGACAGCAGGGCAAGTACCGGGGAGCAAAAG gctccctgcccccacagcGCTCGGACCAACACCAGCCAGCTTCAGCCCCTCCAATGATGCAGGCCGCTGCCGCTGCTGGCCCACCTCTGGTGGCTGCCACACCTTACTCTTCCTACATCCCATACAACCCACAGCAGTTCCCAGGCCAGCCCGCCATGATGCAGCCCATGGCCCACTATCCTTCACAG CCGGTGTTTGCCCCCATGCTTCAAGGCAGCCCACGCATGCTGACGTCAGGGAGTCATCCCCAGGCCATTGTGTCGTCCTCCACCCCTCAGTACCCTTCTGCAGAGCAGCCCACTCCCCAAGCCCTTTATG CCACTGTTCACCAGTCCTATCCACACCATGCCACGCAGCTCCATGCCCACCAGCCGCAGCCGGCCACCACACCTACTGGGAGCCAGCCGCAGTCCCAGCATGCGGCCCCCAGTCCCGTCCAG CACCAGGCGGGGCAGGCCCCACACCTGGGCAGTGGACAGCCACAGCAGAATCTGTACCACCCAGGGGCCCTGACAGGCACACCGCCTTCTCTGCCACCGGGGCCTTCTGCCCAGTCCCCTCAGAGCAGCTTCCCCCAACCAGCCGCTGTGTATGCCATCCATCCCCACCAGCAGCTGCCCCACGGCTTCACCAACATGGCCCATGTTACCCAG GCCCATGTCCAAACTGGAATCACAGCAGCCCCGCCCCCTCACCCTGGGGCTCCCCACCcgccccaggtgatgctgctgcacCCACCCCAGAGCCATGGGGGCCCCCCCCAAGGCGCGGTGCCCCAGAGTGGGGTGCCTGCACTCTCAGCTTCCACACCCTCACCCTACCCCTACATCGGACACCCCCAAG TTCAATCTCATCCCTCCCAGCAGCTCCCCTTCCACCCCCCGGGGAACTGA
- the ATXN2L gene encoding ataxin-2-like protein isoform X4: MLKPQPPQQTSQPQQPPPTQQAVARRPPGGTSPPNGGLPGPLASTSAPPGPPAAASPCLGPAAIAGSGLRRAAESILAPPPPPPQQQHQERPGAAAIGSARGQSTGKGPPQSPVFEGVYNNSRMLHFLTAVVGSTCDVKVKNGATYEGIFKTLSSKFELAVDAVHRKASEPVGGPRREDIVDTMVFKPSDVMLVHFRNVDFNYATKDKFTDSAIAMNSKVNGEHKEKVLQRWEGGDSNSDDYDLESDMSNGWDPNEMFKFNEENYGVKTTYDSSLSSYTVPLEKDNSEEFRQRELRAAQLAREIESSPQYRLRIAMENDDGRTEEEKHSAVQRQGSGRESPSLASREGKYIPLPQRVREGPRGGVRCSSSRGGRPGLSSLPPRGPHHLDNSSPGPGSETRGINGGPSRMSPKAQRPLRGAKTLSSPSSRPSAEASVPSPPAVSRMYPPRSPKSAAPAPISASCPEPPIGSAVATSSASIPVTSSVDPGVGSISPASPKISLAPTDVKELPTKEPGRTLESQELSRIAGKVPGLQSEQKRFQLEELRKFGAQFKLQPSSSPETSLDPFPPRILKEEAKGKEKEVDGLLNSEPIGSPVSKTESALDKEDKAPLPPAGGTEGAEQPPPPCPSQTGSPPVGLIKGDDKDEGPVAEQVKKSTLNPNAKEFNPTKPLLSVNKSTSTPTSPGPRTHSTPSIPVLTAGQSGLYSPQYISYIPPIHMGPAVQAPQMYPYPVSNSVPGQQGKYRGAKGSLPPQRSDQHQPASAPPMMQAAAAAGPPLVAATPYSSYIPYNPQQFPGQPAMMQPMAHYPSQPVFAPMLQGSPRMLTSGSHPQAIVSSSTPQYPSAEQPTPQALYATVHQSYPHHATQLHAHQPQPATTPTGSQPQSQHAAPSPVQHQAGQAPHLGSGQPQQNLYHPGALTGTPPSLPPGPSAQSPQSSFPQPAAVYAIHPHQQLPHGFTNMAHVTQAHVQTGITAAPPPHPGAPHPPQVMLLHPPQSHGGPPQGAVPQSGVPALSASTPSPYPYIGHPQGEQPGQAPGFPGGADDRIPPLPPPGELKIVLAAT; encoded by the exons ATGTTGAAGCCTCAGCCGCCACAACAGACCTCCCAGCCCCAGCAGCCGCCCCCCACGCAACAGGCCGTGGCCCGCCGGCCTCCCGGAGGCACCAGCCCACCCAACGGCGGCCTCCCAGGGCCCCTGGCCTCCACCTCGGCTCCCCCAGGGCCTCCCGCGGCTGCTTCCCCCTGCCTGGGGCCTGCAGCCATTGCCGGGAGCGGGCTCCGCCGGGCAGCCGAGAGCATCTTggcgccgccgccaccgccgccgcagCAGCAGCATCAGGAGAGGCCAGGGGCAGCGGCCATCGGCAGCGCCAG GGGACAAAGCACAGGAAAGGGACCCCCACAGTCACCG GTGTTTGAGGGTGTCTACAACAATTCCAGAATGCTGCATTTCCTTACAGCTGTTGTG GGCTCCACCTGTGATGTAAAGGTGAAGAATGGTGCCACCTATGAAGGTATCTTCAAGACTTTGAGCTCAAAG TTTGAACTAGCAGTAGACGCTGTGCACCGGAAAGCATCTGAGCCAGTAGGTGGCCCTCGTCGGGAAGACATTGTGGACACCATGGTGTTTAAGCCAAGTGATGTCATGCTTGTCCACTTCCGAAATGTTGACTTCAATTATGCTACTAAAG ACAAGTTCACTGATTCAGCCATTGCCATGAACTCGAAGGTGAATGGGGAGCACAAAGAGAAGGTGCTTCAGCGCTGGGAGGGGGGTGACAGCAACAGCGATGACTACGACCTCGAGTCTGACATG TCCAATGGATGGGATCCCAATGAAATGTTCAAGTTCAATGAGGAAAACTATGGTGTAAAGACTACCTATGACAGCAGTCTCTCTTCTTATAC GGTGCCCTTAGAGAAGGACAACTCAGAAGAGTTTCGTCAGCGGGAGCTACGAGCGGCCCAGTTGGCTCGAGAGATTGAATCGAGCCCTCAGTACCGCCTGCGGATTGCCATGGAGAACGATGATGGGCGCACTGAAGAGGAGAAGCACAGTGCGGTCCAGCGGCAGGGTTCAGGACGAGAGAGCCCCAGCTTGGCATCTAG GGAGGGAAAGTATATCCCTCTACCCCAGAGAGTTCGGGAAGGTCCCCGGGGAGGCGTTCGATGCAGTAGTTCCCGGGGCGGCCGACCTGGCCTTAGCTCTTTGCCGCCTCGTGGCCCTCACCATCTTGACAATAGCAGCCCTGGCCCAGGTTCTGAGACACGTGGTATCAATGGAG gcccTTCCCGCATGTCCCCTAAGGCACAGCGGCCTCTGAGAGGTGCCAAGACTCTGTCTTCACCCAGCAGTAGGCCTTCTGCAGAAGCTTCTGTTCCATCTCCTCCTGCAG tGAGCCGAATGTACCCACCACGCTCTCCCAAGTCGGCTGCCCCTGCCCCAATCTCAGCTTCCTGTCCTGAGCCTCCCATTGGCTCAGCAGTAGCAACTTCTTCAGCTTCCATCCCTGTGACATCATCAGTTGATCCTGGAGTAGGCTCAATTTCCCCCGCTTCCCCAAAGATCTCACTGGCCCCCACAGATG TAAAAGAACTTCCAACCAAGGAACCTGGGAGAACTCTGGAGTCCCAGGAGCTGTCCCGGATAGCTGGGAAAG TCCCTGGCCTTCAGAGTGAACAGAAACGCTTTCAACTGGAGGAACTGAGAAAGTTTGGGGCCCAGTTTAAG CTTCAGCCTAGTAGCTCCCCTGAGACCAGCCTGGATCCTTTTCCTCCCCGGATCTTAAAGGAGGAGGccaaagggaaggagaaggaggttgACGGTCTACTGAATTCAGAGCCCATAGGGTCCCCAGTCTCCAAGACAGAGTCTGCATTGGATAAAGAGGACAAAGCACCCCTGCCGCCAGCAGGAGGCACTGAGGGGGCAGAGCAACCCCCGCCGCCTTGCCCAAGCCAAACTGGCAGCCCCCCAGTGGGCCTCATCAAGGGAGATGACAAGGATGAGGGCCCTGTTGCTGA aCAAGTCAAGAAGTCAACCTTGAACCCCAATGCCAAGGAGTTCAATCCCACAAAGCCTCTGCTGTCTGTG AATAAATCCACCAGTACCCCAACTTCTCCAGGGCCCCGGACTCATTCAACTCCCTCCATCCCGGTGCTGACAGCAGGCCAGAGTGGGCTCTACAGCCCCCAGTACATTTCCTACATACCTCCGATCCATATGGGACCAGCTGTTCAG GCACCTCAGATGTATCCATATCCTGTATCCAACTCAGTGCCTGGACAGCAGGGCAAGTACCGGGGAGCAAAAG gctccctgcccccacagcGCTCGGACCAACACCAGCCAGCTTCAGCCCCTCCAATGATGCAGGCCGCTGCCGCTGCTGGCCCACCTCTGGTGGCTGCCACACCTTACTCTTCCTACATCCCATACAACCCACAGCAGTTCCCAGGCCAGCCCGCCATGATGCAGCCCATGGCCCACTATCCTTCACAG CCGGTGTTTGCCCCCATGCTTCAAGGCAGCCCACGCATGCTGACGTCAGGGAGTCATCCCCAGGCCATTGTGTCGTCCTCCACCCCTCAGTACCCTTCTGCAGAGCAGCCCACTCCCCAAGCCCTTTATG CCACTGTTCACCAGTCCTATCCACACCATGCCACGCAGCTCCATGCCCACCAGCCGCAGCCGGCCACCACACCTACTGGGAGCCAGCCGCAGTCCCAGCATGCGGCCCCCAGTCCCGTCCAG CACCAGGCGGGGCAGGCCCCACACCTGGGCAGTGGACAGCCACAGCAGAATCTGTACCACCCAGGGGCCCTGACAGGCACACCGCCTTCTCTGCCACCGGGGCCTTCTGCCCAGTCCCCTCAGAGCAGCTTCCCCCAACCAGCCGCTGTGTATGCCATCCATCCCCACCAGCAGCTGCCCCACGGCTTCACCAACATGGCCCATGTTACCCAG GCCCATGTCCAAACTGGAATCACAGCAGCCCCGCCCCCTCACCCTGGGGCTCCCCACCcgccccaggtgatgctgctgcacCCACCCCAGAGCCATGGGGGCCCCCCCCAAGGCGCGGTGCCCCAGAGTGGGGTGCCTGCACTCTCAGCTTCCACACCCTCACCCTACCCCTACATCGGACACCCCCAAGGTGAGCAGCCTGGCCAGGCGCCTGGATTTCCAGGAGGAGCCGATGACAGGATTC CTCCCCTTCCACCCCCCGGGGAACTGAAGATTGTCCTGGCCGCGACCTGA
- the ATXN2L gene encoding ataxin-2-like protein isoform X3, whose translation MLKPQPPQQTSQPQQPPPTQQAVARRPPGGTSPPNGGLPGPLASTSAPPGPPAAASPCLGPAAIAGSGLRRAAESILAPPPPPPQQQHQERPGAAAIGSARGQSTGKGPPQSPVFEGVYNNSRMLHFLTAVVGSTCDVKVKNGATYEGIFKTLSSKFELAVDAVHRKASEPVGGPRREDIVDTMVFKPSDVMLVHFRNVDFNYATKDKFTDSAIAMNSKVNGEHKEKVLQRWEGGDSNSDDYDLESDMSNGWDPNEMFKFNEENYGVKTTYDSSLSSYTVPLEKDNSEEFRQRELRAAQLAREIESSPQYRLRIAMENDDGRTEEEKHSAVQRQGSGRESPSLASREGKYIPLPQRVREGPRGGVRCSSSRGGRPGLSSLPPRGPHHLDNSSPGPGSETRGINGGPSRMSPKAQRPLRGAKTLSSPSSRPSAEASVPSPPAVSRMYPPRSPKSAAPAPISASCPEPPIGSAVATSSASIPVTSSVDPGVGSISPASPKISLAPTDVKELPTKEPGRTLESQELSRIAGKVPGLQSEQKRFQLEELRKFGAQFKLQPSSSPETSLDPFPPRILKEEAKGKEKEVDGLLNSEPIGSPVSKTESALDKEDKAPLPPAGGTEGAEQPPPPCPSQTGSPPVGLIKGDDKDEGPVAEQVKKSTLNPNAKEFNPTKPLLSVNKSTSTPTSPGPRTHSTPSIPVLTAGQSGLYSPQYISYIPPIHMGPAVQAPQMYPYPVSNSVPGQQGKYRGAKGSLPPQRSDQHQPASAPPMMQAAAAAGPPLVAATPYSSYIPYNPQQFPGQPAMMQPMAHYPSQPVFAPMLQGSPRMLTSGSHPQAIVSSSTPQYPSAEQPTPQALYATVHQSYPHHATQLHAHQPQPATTPTGSQPQSQHAAPSPVQHQAGQAPHLGSGQPQQNLYHPGALTGTPPSLPPGPSAQSPQSSFPQPAAVYAIHPHQQLPHGFTNMAHVTQAHVQTGITAAPPPHPGAPHPPQVMLLHPPQSHGGPPQGAVPQSGVPALSASTPSPYPYIGHPQGEQPGQAPGFPGGADDRILQSHPSQQLPFHPPGN comes from the exons ATGTTGAAGCCTCAGCCGCCACAACAGACCTCCCAGCCCCAGCAGCCGCCCCCCACGCAACAGGCCGTGGCCCGCCGGCCTCCCGGAGGCACCAGCCCACCCAACGGCGGCCTCCCAGGGCCCCTGGCCTCCACCTCGGCTCCCCCAGGGCCTCCCGCGGCTGCTTCCCCCTGCCTGGGGCCTGCAGCCATTGCCGGGAGCGGGCTCCGCCGGGCAGCCGAGAGCATCTTggcgccgccgccaccgccgccgcagCAGCAGCATCAGGAGAGGCCAGGGGCAGCGGCCATCGGCAGCGCCAG GGGACAAAGCACAGGAAAGGGACCCCCACAGTCACCG GTGTTTGAGGGTGTCTACAACAATTCCAGAATGCTGCATTTCCTTACAGCTGTTGTG GGCTCCACCTGTGATGTAAAGGTGAAGAATGGTGCCACCTATGAAGGTATCTTCAAGACTTTGAGCTCAAAG TTTGAACTAGCAGTAGACGCTGTGCACCGGAAAGCATCTGAGCCAGTAGGTGGCCCTCGTCGGGAAGACATTGTGGACACCATGGTGTTTAAGCCAAGTGATGTCATGCTTGTCCACTTCCGAAATGTTGACTTCAATTATGCTACTAAAG ACAAGTTCACTGATTCAGCCATTGCCATGAACTCGAAGGTGAATGGGGAGCACAAAGAGAAGGTGCTTCAGCGCTGGGAGGGGGGTGACAGCAACAGCGATGACTACGACCTCGAGTCTGACATG TCCAATGGATGGGATCCCAATGAAATGTTCAAGTTCAATGAGGAAAACTATGGTGTAAAGACTACCTATGACAGCAGTCTCTCTTCTTATAC GGTGCCCTTAGAGAAGGACAACTCAGAAGAGTTTCGTCAGCGGGAGCTACGAGCGGCCCAGTTGGCTCGAGAGATTGAATCGAGCCCTCAGTACCGCCTGCGGATTGCCATGGAGAACGATGATGGGCGCACTGAAGAGGAGAAGCACAGTGCGGTCCAGCGGCAGGGTTCAGGACGAGAGAGCCCCAGCTTGGCATCTAG GGAGGGAAAGTATATCCCTCTACCCCAGAGAGTTCGGGAAGGTCCCCGGGGAGGCGTTCGATGCAGTAGTTCCCGGGGCGGCCGACCTGGCCTTAGCTCTTTGCCGCCTCGTGGCCCTCACCATCTTGACAATAGCAGCCCTGGCCCAGGTTCTGAGACACGTGGTATCAATGGAG gcccTTCCCGCATGTCCCCTAAGGCACAGCGGCCTCTGAGAGGTGCCAAGACTCTGTCTTCACCCAGCAGTAGGCCTTCTGCAGAAGCTTCTGTTCCATCTCCTCCTGCAG tGAGCCGAATGTACCCACCACGCTCTCCCAAGTCGGCTGCCCCTGCCCCAATCTCAGCTTCCTGTCCTGAGCCTCCCATTGGCTCAGCAGTAGCAACTTCTTCAGCTTCCATCCCTGTGACATCATCAGTTGATCCTGGAGTAGGCTCAATTTCCCCCGCTTCCCCAAAGATCTCACTGGCCCCCACAGATG TAAAAGAACTTCCAACCAAGGAACCTGGGAGAACTCTGGAGTCCCAGGAGCTGTCCCGGATAGCTGGGAAAG TCCCTGGCCTTCAGAGTGAACAGAAACGCTTTCAACTGGAGGAACTGAGAAAGTTTGGGGCCCAGTTTAAG CTTCAGCCTAGTAGCTCCCCTGAGACCAGCCTGGATCCTTTTCCTCCCCGGATCTTAAAGGAGGAGGccaaagggaaggagaaggaggttgACGGTCTACTGAATTCAGAGCCCATAGGGTCCCCAGTCTCCAAGACAGAGTCTGCATTGGATAAAGAGGACAAAGCACCCCTGCCGCCAGCAGGAGGCACTGAGGGGGCAGAGCAACCCCCGCCGCCTTGCCCAAGCCAAACTGGCAGCCCCCCAGTGGGCCTCATCAAGGGAGATGACAAGGATGAGGGCCCTGTTGCTGA aCAAGTCAAGAAGTCAACCTTGAACCCCAATGCCAAGGAGTTCAATCCCACAAAGCCTCTGCTGTCTGTG AATAAATCCACCAGTACCCCAACTTCTCCAGGGCCCCGGACTCATTCAACTCCCTCCATCCCGGTGCTGACAGCAGGCCAGAGTGGGCTCTACAGCCCCCAGTACATTTCCTACATACCTCCGATCCATATGGGACCAGCTGTTCAG GCACCTCAGATGTATCCATATCCTGTATCCAACTCAGTGCCTGGACAGCAGGGCAAGTACCGGGGAGCAAAAG gctccctgcccccacagcGCTCGGACCAACACCAGCCAGCTTCAGCCCCTCCAATGATGCAGGCCGCTGCCGCTGCTGGCCCACCTCTGGTGGCTGCCACACCTTACTCTTCCTACATCCCATACAACCCACAGCAGTTCCCAGGCCAGCCCGCCATGATGCAGCCCATGGCCCACTATCCTTCACAG CCGGTGTTTGCCCCCATGCTTCAAGGCAGCCCACGCATGCTGACGTCAGGGAGTCATCCCCAGGCCATTGTGTCGTCCTCCACCCCTCAGTACCCTTCTGCAGAGCAGCCCACTCCCCAAGCCCTTTATG CCACTGTTCACCAGTCCTATCCACACCATGCCACGCAGCTCCATGCCCACCAGCCGCAGCCGGCCACCACACCTACTGGGAGCCAGCCGCAGTCCCAGCATGCGGCCCCCAGTCCCGTCCAG CACCAGGCGGGGCAGGCCCCACACCTGGGCAGTGGACAGCCACAGCAGAATCTGTACCACCCAGGGGCCCTGACAGGCACACCGCCTTCTCTGCCACCGGGGCCTTCTGCCCAGTCCCCTCAGAGCAGCTTCCCCCAACCAGCCGCTGTGTATGCCATCCATCCCCACCAGCAGCTGCCCCACGGCTTCACCAACATGGCCCATGTTACCCAG GCCCATGTCCAAACTGGAATCACAGCAGCCCCGCCCCCTCACCCTGGGGCTCCCCACCcgccccaggtgatgctgctgcacCCACCCCAGAGCCATGGGGGCCCCCCCCAAGGCGCGGTGCCCCAGAGTGGGGTGCCTGCACTCTCAGCTTCCACACCCTCACCCTACCCCTACATCGGACACCCCCAAGGTGAGCAGCCTGGCCAGGCGCCTGGATTTCCAGGAGGAGCCGATGACAGGATTC TTCAATCTCATCCCTCCCAGCAGCTCCCCTTCCACCCCCCGGGGAACTGA